The following is a genomic window from Gimesia sp..
GCATGTCAACACGATGGGCGTCTACCTGGATGACTGCGACAGCGGCGACACGGTGGAAGGCAACGTGTTCTACCAGACCGGCCGGGCCATTATGATTGGCGGCGGTCGCGATAACCCTATTCTGAATAACCTGGTCTTCGACTGTCCTATCGGCCTGCACGTCGATTCCCGGGGCATGACCTGGAAACAATGGAACAATCCTAATGAACCAAGCTGGCAGCTCGAAAAGAAGGCGGAAGCGATGAACTACCAGAGCCCGCCCTGGAGCGAACGCTATCCCCATCTCGCTAAAATCATGCAGGACTCGCCTCGAGAACCGCTCTATAATCCGATCCTTCGGAACGTGTTCGTGAACTGCTCAAAGGAAGTCGCACATCTGGACGGCAACGTAAAGAAGCTGCTTGACAAGTTCGACATGCAAAATAATCTCGCCGTGAATACGCGTGGCACATCACGGGGTATCGCCATGACCAACGATCTCAAAGGCTTCACCAACCTGAGCGGGACCCCTGACAAACACATTCCACTGGGCCTGACAATAAATTCACAAGGCAAATGGGAACTGCACCAGGATCCCTCCCTGCTGACGAAAGAGATCGGTTTTGAGCCGATTCCTTTTGACAAAATCGGTCTTTATCTGGATGACTATCGTCACAAACTGCCAGAGTAAGATCCCTCTCGAAACTAAGAAGTTCAACCGGCAACCGGTGCATGCTCTTGCGCCGGTTGCAGCGCGGCTTCTGCTGTTTTCTCCCGGGTCACACGAAAATGGCGACTGAGCAGAAAACCGATGATGCCGAGAAACAGAAACGTGGAGGTATGGTAAGTTCCCAGTAGCTCACTATAGAACTTGCCGATAAATGCGCGGTTCAAAATCAGCACCAGGAACACAAACAGACCGATGCCGACCTTCAGCGGTTTCGTAAAATGTTTCTGACTCATGGAAGAGCGGATCAGCAGATAGACACCCGGAAATATCCCCACGCAATGCTGTCCCCAGGTGACCGGCGAATATAACAGGATCAATATCGACAGCACCGCACATTCCCAGAGAATGCGTTCATCCGAACGGTCGTCGTAATGCCTGCGGAATAGCCACGCAATAAAAATCAGAAACACCAGCATACTCAGCGAGATGATCCGTCCTGCCGTCACCGGAGGCAGATTCAGAAAGTCCACATACAGCGGTGTTTTCATCCGCCCTTCATGCTCTCTGGGGAAATGCATCAGGTAACGGGCAAGTGTAATTCGCAAAGACATATTCGCGATTGGAACCGGACCGGCAATTCCTTTGGAAGGATCTTTTTCCTTAAAACCATGCATCACGTTAAATACCCAGTGCCGCACCGTGCGATCGTATTCGGCATATCCCAGTTTGAGCATGGGG
Proteins encoded in this region:
- a CDS encoding glycosyltransferase family 87 protein; this translates as MIKDLFDRHNKIWRAAFIVVGVIVSVIQFLRIARRPPGDFPLHWTSGHFIASGQFLYTRNINYPYPPFWGFVHSTLAWIPMETAYLLVYPLFFAALYVLVRVLNRLSEVHFPLGKNELFWLVTIAILLSSRYLIRDMLECGVNLALVAAAWLSVYLWREKKELQGSLILGFAMALKCTPSLFWVWFILKREWKMAGLTFLAAACFTLSPMLKLGYAEYDRTVRHWVFNVMHGFKEKDPSKGIAGPVPIANMSLRITLARYLMHFPREHEGRMKTPLYVDFLNLPPVTAGRIISLSMLVFLIFIAWLFRRHYDDRSDERILWECAVLSILILLYSPVTWGQHCVGIFPGVYLLIRSSMSQKHFTKPLKVGIGLFVFLVLILNRAFIGKFYSELLGTYHTSTFLFLGIIGFLLSRHFRVTREKTAEAALQPAQEHAPVAG